Proteins from a genomic interval of Triplophysa dalaica isolate WHDGS20190420 chromosome 13, ASM1584641v1, whole genome shotgun sequence:
- the pla2g7 gene encoding platelet-activating factor acetylhydrolase isoform X2: MGNSSGHNNTLRIPSGKGPHQVGCTDLMVGHKVQGSFFRLYYPCQASVNPQLPDWVPCREYFNGLADFMKLNRTLSEKIFNYLFGCCKIPAAWNASFKPDGKYPVIIFSHGLGAFRTLYSAICVELASQGFIVAAVEHRDESASATFYFREHTESETKKHVSCEIFKPVSENLEEEWMYYRGLKPGENEFPLRNKQVKQRADECIRALNILFDINSGKSVENVLQSVFDLSTMENSMDLCRIAIMGHSFGGATVIECLCKEVKFKCGVALDTWMLPLDEEIFPSIKQPIFFINSEKFQWIGNIIRMKKLDSAVIPRKMITIRGTVHQSFPDFTFLTGNFIGRLMNLKGNIDPYIALDLSNKASLAFLQQHLAMDRNFNQWDPLIDGKDDNLIPGTNITIPQASI; encoded by the exons ATGGGTAATTCAAGTGGGCACAACAACACATTGAGAATCCCGTCAGGGAAGGGACCACACCAGGTTGGATGCACAGACCTGATGGTGGGCCACAAAGTTCAG GGATCGTTCTTTAGACTCTACTATCCGTGCCAAGCATCAGTTAACCCTCAGCTGCCAGACTGGGTACCGTGCAGGGAGTATTTCAACGGCCTTGCTGACTTCATGAAACTGAACAGAACACTAAGTGAAAAAATCTTCAACTACCTCTTTG GGTGTTGTAAAATCCCAGCAGCCTGGAATGCATCTTTTAAACCAGATGGGAAATATCCTGTTATTATATTCTCGCATGGACTTGGAGCTTTCAG GACATTGTATTCAGCCATATGTGTTGAACTGGCCTCCCAAGGATTTATTGTTGCTGCTGTTGAACACAG AGATGAATCTGCCTCTGCAACCTTTTACTTCAGAGAACATACCGAGTCGGaaacaaaaaagcatgtttCATGTGAAATATTCAAACCTGTGTCTGAAAACCTGGAGGAGGAATGGATGTACTACAGGGGTCTTAAACCAGGCGAGAATGAGTTTCCTTTGAGAAACAAGCAG GTGAAGCAAAGAGCGGATGAATGCATTAGAGCGTTGAATATCCTCTTTGACATCAATTCAGGAAAGTCTGTGGAAAATGTTTTACAGAGCGTGTTTGATTTATCAACGATGGAG AATTCTATGGATCTGTGTAGAATAGCCATTATGGGACATTCCTTCGGAGGCGCAACAGTGATCGAGTGTTTGTGCAAGGAAGTCAAATTCAA gtgTGGTGTTGCATTGGACACCTGGATGCTTCCTCTGGATGAAGAGATCTTTCCAAGCATTAAGCAGCCAATCTTTTTTATCAACTCTGAGAAATTTCAATGGATTGGGAATATCATTCGCATGAAGAAGCTGGACTCTGCTGTCATACCCAGAAAAATGATAACCATCAG AGGGACTGTGCATCAGAGCTTCCCTGATTTCACATTTCTTACTGGTAACTTTATTGGAAGGCTCATGAACCTGAAAGGCAATATTGATCCATATATTGCTTTGGATCTTTCCAACAAGGCATCTTTGGCATTTCTTCAACAGCATTTAG ctaTGGATAGAAACTTCAATCAGTGGGACCCTTTAATTGATGGAAAAGATGACAACTTAATTCCAGGAACCAATATTACTATACCACAGGCATCTATTTAA
- the pla2g7 gene encoding platelet-activating factor acetylhydrolase isoform X1, with the protein MIGLLKITSNNLTCLKYISNWKSLGVCAMGNSSGHNNTLRIPSGKGPHQVGCTDLMVGHKVQGSFFRLYYPCQASVNPQLPDWVPCREYFNGLADFMKLNRTLSEKIFNYLFGCCKIPAAWNASFKPDGKYPVIIFSHGLGAFRTLYSAICVELASQGFIVAAVEHRDESASATFYFREHTESETKKHVSCEIFKPVSENLEEEWMYYRGLKPGENEFPLRNKQVKQRADECIRALNILFDINSGKSVENVLQSVFDLSTMENSMDLCRIAIMGHSFGGATVIECLCKEVKFKCGVALDTWMLPLDEEIFPSIKQPIFFINSEKFQWIGNIIRMKKLDSAVIPRKMITIRGTVHQSFPDFTFLTGNFIGRLMNLKGNIDPYIALDLSNKASLAFLQQHLAMDRNFNQWDPLIDGKDDNLIPGTNITIPQASI; encoded by the exons ATGATCGGTCTACTTAAGATAACGTCAAATAATTTGACAT gtttaaaatatatttctaattGGAAGTCGTTGGGTGTTTGCGCGATGGGTAATTCAAGTGGGCACAACAACACATTGAGAATCCCGTCAGGGAAGGGACCACACCAGGTTGGATGCACAGACCTGATGGTGGGCCACAAAGTTCAG GGATCGTTCTTTAGACTCTACTATCCGTGCCAAGCATCAGTTAACCCTCAGCTGCCAGACTGGGTACCGTGCAGGGAGTATTTCAACGGCCTTGCTGACTTCATGAAACTGAACAGAACACTAAGTGAAAAAATCTTCAACTACCTCTTTG GGTGTTGTAAAATCCCAGCAGCCTGGAATGCATCTTTTAAACCAGATGGGAAATATCCTGTTATTATATTCTCGCATGGACTTGGAGCTTTCAG GACATTGTATTCAGCCATATGTGTTGAACTGGCCTCCCAAGGATTTATTGTTGCTGCTGTTGAACACAG AGATGAATCTGCCTCTGCAACCTTTTACTTCAGAGAACATACCGAGTCGGaaacaaaaaagcatgtttCATGTGAAATATTCAAACCTGTGTCTGAAAACCTGGAGGAGGAATGGATGTACTACAGGGGTCTTAAACCAGGCGAGAATGAGTTTCCTTTGAGAAACAAGCAG GTGAAGCAAAGAGCGGATGAATGCATTAGAGCGTTGAATATCCTCTTTGACATCAATTCAGGAAAGTCTGTGGAAAATGTTTTACAGAGCGTGTTTGATTTATCAACGATGGAG AATTCTATGGATCTGTGTAGAATAGCCATTATGGGACATTCCTTCGGAGGCGCAACAGTGATCGAGTGTTTGTGCAAGGAAGTCAAATTCAA gtgTGGTGTTGCATTGGACACCTGGATGCTTCCTCTGGATGAAGAGATCTTTCCAAGCATTAAGCAGCCAATCTTTTTTATCAACTCTGAGAAATTTCAATGGATTGGGAATATCATTCGCATGAAGAAGCTGGACTCTGCTGTCATACCCAGAAAAATGATAACCATCAG AGGGACTGTGCATCAGAGCTTCCCTGATTTCACATTTCTTACTGGTAACTTTATTGGAAGGCTCATGAACCTGAAAGGCAATATTGATCCATATATTGCTTTGGATCTTTCCAACAAGGCATCTTTGGCATTTCTTCAACAGCATTTAG ctaTGGATAGAAACTTCAATCAGTGGGACCCTTTAATTGATGGAAAAGATGACAACTTAATTCCAGGAACCAATATTACTATACCACAGGCATCTATTTAA